The following proteins are co-located in the Elusimicrobiota bacterium genome:
- a CDS encoding ferritin-like domain-containing protein: MKDIKEELISMLNKALELEHAARIQYLSHAELVKGEDAEKIIERIKEIASDESKHEDIYRNLIGNYLCGEPSMGIAGTYHAHLRKEIFEINLKGEKEAIDFYKQIYQKVIDNKKDLQYEYEKLEHDIRHVIIDEQEHVSELLQLLGI; the protein is encoded by the coding sequence ATGAAAGACATAAAAGAAGAGTTGATTTCCATGTTAAATAAAGCGTTAGAATTAGAACATGCAGCAAGGATTCAATATCTATCGCATGCTGAACTTGTTAAAGGTGAGGATGCCGAGAAAATAATAGAGAGGATTAAAGAGATTGCTTCAGATGAAAGTAAGCACGAAGATATTTACCGGAACTTGATAGGAAATTATTTATGTGGAGAACCCAGTATGGGTATTGCAGGAACATATCATGCGCATCTGAGAAAAGAAATATTTGAAATTAATCTAAAAGGTGAAAAAGAAGCCATTGATTTCTATAAACAGATTTATCAAAAAGTTATAGATAATAAAAAAGATTTACAGTATGAATATGAAAAATTAGAACACGATATTCGTCACGTTATAATAGACGAACAAGAACACGTATCAGAACTTTTACAACTTCTTGGTATATAA
- a CDS encoding thioredoxin family protein, which translates to MDDKAKDTIKKDLSVLTKKVKLIVFTKETECSSCKDSILSIEEVVSLSDNILMEKYDFTKDKEKAEQYNIDKTPAIAVVSDKDFGIRFYGFPDGLEFLSLLDAIKLVSSGESNLTLETREMTSKITKPVVIKVFTTVSCPYCPAVVKLANRFAVESDLIGSHSIIANEFPELVEKYSIFSVPKVMINETAEFEGVPSEKEFLENILRA; encoded by the coding sequence ATGGACGATAAAGCAAAAGATACGATAAAAAAAGATTTATCGGTTCTAACAAAAAAAGTCAAACTCATTGTTTTTACTAAAGAAACAGAGTGTTCTTCATGTAAAGATAGCATTTTAAGTATTGAAGAAGTTGTCTCACTTTCAGATAATATTTTAATGGAAAAATATGATTTTACGAAAGATAAAGAGAAAGCAGAGCAATATAATATTGATAAAACTCCGGCAATAGCAGTAGTTAGCGATAAAGATTTTGGTATAAGGTTCTACGGTTTTCCTGATGGTTTGGAGTTTTTATCGCTGCTTGATGCAATAAAATTGGTATCTTCCGGAGAATCAAATTTGACTTTGGAGACAAGAGAAATGACTTCAAAAATCACAAAACCTGTCGTTATAAAAGTTTTCACAACAGTAAGTTGTCCATACTGTCCGGCAGTAGTTAAACTTGCAAATAGGTTTGCTGTTGAAAGTGATTTAATAGGTTCACATTCCATAATCGCAAATGAATTTCCGGAACTCGTTGAAAAATATAGTATTTTTTCTGTACCTAAAGTTATGATAAATGAAACGGCGGAATTTGAAGGTGTTCCTTCTGAAAAGGAATTTTTAGAAAATATATTAAGAGCATGA
- a CDS encoding desulfoferrodoxin family protein has translation MKGYVCNVCGFISIDGTAPESCPVCGAPKKAFQEKDAINLPQDTKNLTELEKKHIPVIKIVKKCGLIPDTGCIDAHVRIGEILHPSLPEHFIVRIDFYLDKKYISRMMLNPEKINPAACVHLRVKSGKLTVIDFCNQHGNWISEVDL, from the coding sequence ATGAAAGGTTATGTATGTAATGTATGTGGTTTTATCTCTATTGATGGAACGGCTCCCGAGTCTTGTCCTGTATGCGGAGCACCGAAAAAAGCATTCCAGGAAAAAGACGCGATAAATTTACCGCAAGACACGAAAAATCTTACGGAACTTGAAAAAAAACATATTCCTGTGATAAAAATTGTTAAAAAATGCGGGTTAATCCCGGATACCGGTTGTATAGATGCCCATGTGCGGATTGGTGAAATACTTCATCCTTCTCTTCCGGAGCACTTTATAGTCCGTATAGATTTTTATTTAGATAAAAAATATATATCAAGGATGATGCTTAATCCCGAAAAAATCAATCCGGCGGCTTGTGTACATCTTAGAGTAAAAAGCGGTAAACTTACAGTTATTGACTTCTGTAACCAGCACGGCAACTGGATAAGTGAGGTTGATTTATAG
- a CDS encoding ferredoxin-thioredoxin reductase catalytic domain-containing protein, which produces MEEKNKVTSEQINQLYRKLKEEAENSGYHLNFDKKFTKELIEGLLVNEIRYGYYSCPCRLSSGNKQDDMDIICPCDYRDADLNDYDTCYCGLYVSNKILSGEKELKSIPERRPSLEKRKGKKPDTANPIFSVPLPVWRCKVCGYLCARNEPPEICPICKVKKERFERFI; this is translated from the coding sequence ATGGAAGAAAAAAATAAAGTAACTTCCGAACAGATTAATCAATTATACCGGAAACTCAAAGAAGAAGCCGAAAATTCCGGATATCATTTGAATTTTGATAAAAAATTTACGAAAGAACTTATTGAAGGGCTTCTTGTTAATGAAATAAGGTACGGTTATTATTCATGCCCGTGCCGGCTTTCTTCCGGTAATAAGCAGGATGATATGGATATTATATGTCCTTGTGATTATAGAGATGCAGATTTAAATGATTATGACACTTGTTACTGCGGGCTTTATGTTTCAAATAAGATATTAAGCGGTGAAAAAGAACTGAAATCTATACCTGAAAGGAGACCTTCTTTGGAAAAAAGAAAAGGCAAAAAGCCAGATACGGCAAATCCTATTTTTTCAGTTCCTTTGCCGGTGTGGCGATGCAAGGTATGCGGATATCTTTGTGCCAGGAACGAACCACCGGAGATATGTCCTATATGTAAGGTAAAAAAAGAAAGGTTTGAAAGATTTATATAG
- a CDS encoding glutaredoxin family protein: MKKIHNEGKKVGDIILYALSTCIWCKKTKQLLKDLGIDFYYVDVDLLDKKDMKAAEKEIMKWNPDRSFPTLVKDNKFCITGYKPDEIKEKVL, from the coding sequence ATGAAAAAAATTCATAATGAAGGAAAGAAAGTCGGTGACATAATCCTGTATGCTCTTAGTACATGTATCTGGTGCAAAAAAACAAAACAGCTGCTGAAAGACTTGGGCATAGATTTCTATTATGTTGATGTGGATTTACTTGATAAAAAGGATATGAAAGCTGCTGAAAAAGAAATTATGAAGTGGAATCCCGACCGGTCATTTCCAACTCTTGTTAAAGATAACAAGTTTTGTATAACCGGATATAAACCGGATGAAATTAAAGAAAAAGTTTTGTAG